A single window of Gossypium arboreum isolate Shixiya-1 chromosome 13, ASM2569848v2, whole genome shotgun sequence DNA harbors:
- the LOC128286517 gene encoding uncharacterized protein LOC128286517 — protein MTNSRRMKKKRHKTLAADLLSKGYCHDESLDISTQSCNGVNGTLTARRHGRRPAANIGARYDHNNAAIAVNFFYSNFVASTISTTIDFGREYFPSTNINASLRFPEYGSSKVRGSHDRDHYRVTEYFGPFRHNFDTAKLFWFSISVSAQPQIPAIL, from the exons ATGACCAATAGCCGCCGGATGAAAAAGAAGAGACACAAGACGCTAGCAGCAG ATTTGCTTTCAAAGGGCTACTGCCACGATGAGTCACTCGACATCTCCACACAAAGTTGTAATGGAGTG AACGGAACTTTGACGGCAAGGAGACATGGAAGACGACCGGCTGCAAACATTGGAGCAAGATATGATCATAACAATGCTGCAATTGCAGTAAACTTTTTTTACAGTAACTTTGTCGCTTCAACG ATTTCAACAACAATTGACTTTGGGAGAGAGTATTTTCCATCTACAAATATCAATGCTTCACTGAGATTTCCCGAGTATGGTTCGAGCAAGGTAAGAGGCTCACATGATAGGGATCACTACCGAGTGACCGAATATTTCGGGCCATTTCGACATAATTTTGACACTGCAAAGTTGTTTtggttttcaatttctgtttccgCTCAACCTCAAATTCCAGCAATCCTTTAG